In the genome of Fulvivirga maritima, one region contains:
- the rimO gene encoding 30S ribosomal protein S12 methylthiotransferase RimO, which translates to MKTKGRKKDKVNIVTLGCSKNLVDSEVMLTQLRGNKINATHEDNNDDANVVIVNTCGFIDNAKQESIDTILRYADAKQDGLIEKLYVTGCLSQRYKDDLEKEIPQVDAFFGTMELPLLLKKFKADYKHELVGERILTTSNHYAYLKIAEGCDRPCSFCAIPIMRGKHVSKTIEELVTEAKNLAKYGTKELLLIAQDSTYYGLDIYGKRNLADLLRSLSDVEGIEWIRLHYAFPTGFPMDILDVMAERSNICNYIDMPLQHGSTRVLKHMRRGTTREKQEALIQDIRAKMPDIAIRTTLIAGYPGETEEEFQEMYDFVERMRFERLGIFTYSHEENTHAYNFIDDVPADVKQERANAVMELQEGISYDLNQKRIGQTYKVLVDRMEGGKYIGRTEYDSPEVDNEVIIDEKDGHIRLGDFVQVKINDATEFDLYGSVVND; encoded by the coding sequence TTGAAAACTAAGGGTAGAAAGAAGGACAAAGTAAACATCGTTACGTTAGGTTGCTCAAAAAATCTGGTAGATTCTGAGGTAATGCTAACGCAGCTTCGTGGCAACAAGATTAATGCCACACATGAAGATAATAATGATGATGCCAATGTGGTGATTGTGAACACATGTGGGTTTATAGATAACGCCAAGCAAGAGTCTATAGACACTATATTGAGGTACGCAGATGCTAAACAAGATGGACTTATCGAAAAGCTATATGTTACTGGGTGCTTATCTCAGCGATATAAAGATGACCTGGAAAAGGAAATTCCGCAAGTAGATGCATTTTTTGGTACTATGGAGCTGCCGCTTTTATTGAAAAAATTTAAAGCAGACTATAAGCACGAGCTTGTTGGGGAAAGAATTCTTACTACTTCTAATCATTACGCTTATTTAAAAATAGCTGAAGGTTGTGATAGACCTTGCTCTTTTTGCGCTATCCCTATAATGAGGGGAAAGCATGTTTCTAAAACTATTGAGGAGTTAGTAACAGAAGCCAAGAATCTTGCTAAATACGGAACCAAAGAGCTGCTACTCATTGCTCAGGATTCTACTTACTATGGCTTAGATATTTACGGCAAACGCAATTTGGCCGATTTATTAAGAAGTCTTTCTGATGTAGAAGGTATAGAGTGGATAAGATTACATTATGCCTTTCCTACGGGCTTCCCTATGGATATTCTTGATGTAATGGCCGAGAGATCTAATATCTGTAATTATATAGATATGCCTTTACAGCATGGCTCTACCCGCGTGCTTAAGCATATGAGAAGAGGTACTACTCGTGAAAAGCAAGAGGCGCTTATTCAGGACATCAGAGCTAAAATGCCAGATATTGCTATAAGAACTACTCTGATAGCCGGGTACCCGGGTGAAACAGAAGAGGAATTTCAGGAAATGTATGATTTTGTGGAAAGAATGCGTTTTGAGAGACTCGGAATCTTCACTTATTCGCATGAAGAAAACACTCATGCCTATAATTTTATTGACGATGTTCCTGCTGATGTGAAACAAGAACGGGCCAATGCCGTAATGGAATTACAGGAAGGTATTTCTTATGACCTTAACCAAAAGAGAATAGGCCAGACTTATAAAGTATTAGTGGATCGTATGGAAGGAGGAAAATATATCGGTAGAACCGAATATGATTCACCTGAAGTAGATAACGAAGTAATTATAGATGAAAAAGATGGCCATATCAGGTTAGGTGATTTTGTTCAAGTGAAAATTAATGATGCGACAGAATTCGATCTATATGGAAGTGTTGTCAATGACTGA
- a CDS encoding DUF6452 family protein, protein MRHATIYITFITLLGLSACLEDPDCNTITSTSMVVNFYSTTDGDAEQTWVSSIQTDDVEEDLVVANSYSSLELPLRTDHDSTTFYFSTEYGDSDITFTYDVSTRFISDECGVEYIIRNLEIASTTMDSVVVVNNILSNSSTEDVKIFN, encoded by the coding sequence ATGAGACACGCTACAATTTATATCACTTTTATTACCCTTTTAGGTCTTTCTGCATGCCTGGAAGACCCAGACTGTAACACCATAACTTCCACATCAATGGTAGTTAATTTTTACAGCACTACAGATGGAGATGCAGAGCAAACTTGGGTTTCGTCTATTCAAACTGACGATGTTGAGGAGGATCTGGTCGTGGCTAATTCATACAGTTCTCTAGAACTCCCGCTCAGAACCGACCATGACAGCACAACCTTCTATTTTAGTACTGAGTATGGAGACTCTGATATCACGTTTACCTATGACGTCAGTACCCGTTTTATATCTGATGAATGCGGAGTAGAATACATAATAAGAAATCTTGAAATCGCCTCTACCACTATGGATTCTGTAGTTGTAGTTAACAATATATTATCAAACAGCAGCACTGAAGATGTTAAAATATTTAATTAG
- the ftsY gene encoding signal recognition particle-docking protein FtsY codes for MAIFGGLFSKDKKESLDKGLEKTKESFFTKLGKAVVGKSKVDEEVLDELEEVLITSDVGVNTTIKVIERIEERVARDKYMGVEELDKILREEIAGLLAENNTQDLKDFSIPEGVKRPYVIMVVGVNGVGKTTTIGKLSAQYKSKGLKVVLGAADTFRAAAVDQIKLWGDRVGVPVVSKGMNTDPSAVAFDAVKQGVDEGADVVIIDTAGRLHTKVNLMNELSKIKRVMQKFIPEAPHEVLLVLDGSTGQNASIQAREFTKATEVTALAITKLDGTAKGGVVIGISDEFKIPVKYIGVGEKVEDLQVFNKMEFVDSFFKK; via the coding sequence ATGGCAATTTTTGGAGGTCTATTCTCAAAAGATAAGAAAGAGTCTCTTGATAAGGGATTAGAAAAAACAAAGGAAAGTTTTTTCACTAAGCTTGGAAAAGCGGTAGTAGGTAAGTCTAAAGTAGATGAAGAAGTATTAGATGAATTGGAAGAGGTTCTTATTACTTCAGATGTGGGCGTAAACACTACTATTAAGGTTATTGAGAGAATAGAAGAGCGAGTTGCCAGAGATAAGTACATGGGTGTAGAGGAGCTTGATAAAATTCTTAGAGAAGAAATAGCAGGCTTACTGGCAGAGAATAACACGCAAGATCTTAAGGATTTTTCTATTCCTGAAGGAGTAAAAAGACCTTACGTAATTATGGTAGTAGGGGTTAATGGTGTGGGTAAAACTACCACTATTGGTAAACTTTCTGCTCAATATAAAAGCAAAGGCCTTAAAGTGGTGCTGGGTGCAGCGGATACTTTTAGAGCTGCAGCTGTAGATCAAATTAAATTATGGGGTGACCGTGTAGGGGTTCCTGTAGTATCAAAAGGAATGAATACTGATCCTTCTGCCGTAGCATTTGATGCTGTAAAGCAAGGGGTGGATGAAGGAGCTGACGTAGTTATTATAGATACAGCCGGTAGGTTACACACCAAAGTGAACTTAATGAATGAGCTCTCTAAAATTAAGAGGGTAATGCAGAAATTCATACCTGAAGCTCCGCACGAAGTATTACTAGTGTTAGATGGTAGTACTGGTCAAAATGCTTCAATCCAGGCGAGAGAATTTACTAAGGCTACAGAAGTAACTGCACTGGCTATTACCAAATTAGACGGTACCGCCAAAGGTGGCGTGGTAATAGGTATCTCCGACGAATTTAAAATTCCTGTTAAATATATTGGTGTAGGCGAAAAGGTTGAAGACCTGCAGGTGTTTAATAAAATGGAATTTGTAGATTCTTTCTTTAAGAAATAG
- a CDS encoding DUF4295 domain-containing protein — translation MAKKVVATLQKKEGKNFAKVIRAVRSEKTGAYTFREEMVPVDQVKDTLDKK, via the coding sequence ATGGCTAAGAAAGTAGTTGCAACCCTTCAGAAAAAAGAAGGAAAGAATTTTGCGAAAGTGATAAGAGCCGTTAGATCTGAGAAGACTGGTGCTTATACTTTCAGGGAAGAGATGGTTCCTGTTGATCAGGTTAAGGATACTTTGGATAAAAAGTAA
- a CDS encoding DUF6048 family protein: MLKYLISASLLLACLISSAQDLKDEETEDKPKPKKEKTVKAKTDSVINALDSSTMYIPTGVRIGTDVISIVKTFTKDEYTEFNITADIDFHKYLFNVELGRMEQSMSTDNDSAAYEVKGSYLKLGPDINFLVKDPDRSALFVGLRYALSSFSDNLSYINNDPTYGVTNGNLENSNITAHWFELTTGLKVQIAKPLWMGYTARFKVRLSNFEEEELMPHTIPGYGLAEDNVTWGFNYWIMFRIPIRKVPVPDYPKK, encoded by the coding sequence ATGTTAAAATATTTAATTAGCGCCAGCCTTCTTTTGGCATGTTTAATTTCTTCCGCTCAAGACCTGAAGGATGAAGAAACAGAAGATAAACCGAAACCCAAAAAAGAAAAGACGGTAAAAGCTAAAACTGATTCTGTAATTAATGCCTTAGACTCTAGCACTATGTACATTCCTACAGGAGTGCGTATAGGTACTGATGTGATTAGTATAGTAAAAACTTTCACCAAAGATGAATATACAGAGTTTAACATCACTGCTGATATAGATTTTCATAAATACCTTTTTAATGTGGAGCTTGGTCGTATGGAGCAATCCATGAGCACTGACAACGACAGCGCAGCTTATGAAGTAAAGGGATCTTATTTAAAACTGGGCCCGGATATTAACTTTCTGGTAAAAGACCCTGACAGGAGTGCTTTGTTTGTAGGCTTACGCTATGCTTTATCTTCCTTTTCAGATAACCTCTCCTACATTAACAATGACCCCACTTATGGAGTGACTAACGGAAACTTAGAAAATAGCAATATAACAGCGCACTGGTTTGAATTAACTACCGGCTTAAAAGTACAAATAGCCAAACCTCTTTGGATGGGTTACACCGCCAGATTTAAAGTGCGCCTGAGCAATTTTGAAGAAGAAGAACTTATGCCCCATACCATCCCCGGCTATGGTTTAGCTGAAGACAATGTAACCTGGGGATTCAACTATTGGATCATGTTCAGAATACCTATAAGGAAAGTGCCTGTTCCGGATTACCCAAAGAAATAG
- the bshC gene encoding bacillithiol biosynthesis cysteine-adding enzyme BshC encodes MNINKVDFTETHQFSALFLDYIKGKDQLKGFYNQYPEISNFQKQIEERNFSSDTREVLVKVLKEQYQHIDADYAPIKLLEEENTFTITTGHQLNIFTGPLYFIYKLVTVINTCKELKQNYPEYNFVPVYWMATEDHDFDEIRYFRLSGKKHQWSTEQKGGVGRFTTKGIEQIIASVPGMPQFFIDAYTKSKNLADAVRSYVHHLFGEEGLLVVDGDSPELKAPLKPYITADVINNETLPFVEKHTSDLEELGYKTQVHGREINFFYLEDGLRERIVKEDDHYKVLDTDLSFSEEEIKSLIDQHPERFSPNVVLRPLYQEVVLPNLAYAGGPAEVVYWLQLKSAFDHYGVSFPMLMPRNFALVIPGPVKRKMDKLELSFLDLFKGGAELEKEIVEKYSTHDIHLNGQKEAIMEYFDKIKAQATSIDPTLSQHVEAQQTKTKNRLEIIEKKFIRAEKKNQSDKLRQLHAVLDELFPGGSPQERVDNFLNFYLEDTEFIKKLITGFEPLDFRFNIITND; translated from the coding sequence ATGAATATAAATAAAGTTGATTTTACCGAGACGCACCAGTTCTCAGCATTGTTTTTAGATTATATAAAAGGTAAAGATCAACTTAAGGGATTCTATAACCAGTATCCTGAAATAAGTAATTTTCAGAAGCAGATAGAGGAGAGGAATTTCTCAAGTGATACCCGAGAAGTTTTAGTGAAAGTTTTAAAAGAGCAATATCAGCACATAGATGCTGATTATGCACCTATAAAACTGTTGGAAGAGGAGAATACTTTTACCATTACCACAGGCCATCAGCTCAATATTTTTACAGGGCCACTATATTTCATATATAAGTTAGTAACGGTTATTAATACCTGTAAAGAGCTTAAGCAGAATTATCCAGAGTATAATTTTGTGCCGGTATATTGGATGGCTACGGAAGATCATGATTTTGATGAAATCAGATATTTCAGGCTCAGTGGAAAAAAGCACCAATGGAGCACAGAGCAGAAAGGTGGAGTAGGCAGGTTTACTACCAAGGGTATTGAGCAAATAATAGCTTCAGTACCAGGCATGCCTCAGTTTTTTATAGATGCCTATACTAAAAGTAAAAATCTGGCCGATGCTGTGCGTAGTTATGTGCACCATTTATTCGGCGAAGAGGGCTTGTTAGTAGTAGATGGAGATAGCCCTGAGTTAAAGGCGCCCCTAAAGCCTTATATTACAGCCGATGTAATTAATAATGAAACCCTTCCTTTTGTAGAGAAGCATACTTCAGATCTCGAAGAACTTGGTTACAAAACACAGGTTCATGGCAGAGAGATCAACTTTTTTTACTTGGAAGATGGCCTAAGAGAAAGAATAGTAAAGGAAGATGACCATTATAAGGTATTAGACACCGATTTATCTTTTTCTGAAGAGGAAATAAAAAGTTTAATAGATCAGCACCCGGAGAGGTTTAGCCCTAATGTGGTTTTAAGACCGCTATATCAGGAAGTGGTACTGCCTAACTTGGCTTATGCCGGTGGTCCGGCAGAGGTGGTGTATTGGTTACAGCTAAAATCTGCCTTCGATCATTATGGAGTGTCTTTTCCTATGCTTATGCCTAGAAACTTTGCCTTGGTAATACCGGGGCCGGTCAAAAGAAAAATGGATAAGCTGGAGCTATCCTTTTTAGATCTTTTTAAAGGCGGAGCAGAGCTGGAAAAGGAAATAGTAGAAAAATATAGTACTCATGATATTCACCTGAATGGTCAGAAGGAAGCTATTATGGAGTATTTTGATAAGATAAAAGCCCAGGCAACTTCAATAGATCCTACATTGAGTCAGCATGTAGAAGCTCAGCAAACCAAGACCAAAAATAGACTCGAAATCATAGAGAAGAAGTTTATACGTGCAGAAAAGAAGAATCAGTCAGATAAACTGAGACAACTGCATGCTGTGTTAGATGAGCTTTTCCCTGGTGGTAGTCCACAAGAAAGAGTAGACAACTTCCTGAATTTCTACTTAGAAGATACTGAGTTTATAAAGAAACTGATCACAGGTTTTGAACCCCTTGACTTTAGGTTCAACATAATTACTAATGATTGA
- a CDS encoding 5-formyltetrahydrofolate cyclo-ligase has translation MIDKNTLRKAYLRKRRLLAEEEFTRRNQLLQSRFERFVEENVPKAVHTFLSIEKQAEVSTFPLIAIMKEAGVEKIAISKSLPAGELSHYWLNEKAVLKNNKWGIPEPVEGMAADIHELNMVLVPLISFDKAGHRIGYGKGYYDRFLSKIPNVITVGLSLSPPLDSIPFTGELDVALNYCITPFATYRFQ, from the coding sequence ATGATTGATAAAAACACTTTACGGAAGGCTTACCTGCGAAAACGTAGACTATTAGCAGAAGAGGAGTTTACCCGAAGAAATCAATTATTACAAAGCAGGTTTGAGAGGTTTGTTGAAGAAAACGTACCTAAGGCTGTTCATACATTCCTATCAATAGAAAAACAGGCTGAAGTAAGTACTTTCCCACTAATAGCTATTATGAAAGAGGCGGGAGTAGAGAAAATAGCCATTTCAAAATCATTACCGGCAGGAGAACTTTCTCACTATTGGTTGAATGAAAAGGCCGTTCTTAAAAATAATAAATGGGGCATACCAGAACCTGTAGAAGGTATGGCCGCTGACATCCATGAATTGAACATGGTATTGGTACCTTTAATTTCATTTGATAAAGCCGGTCATAGAATAGGTTATGGTAAAGGTTACTATGATCGTTTCTTGTCTAAGATCCCTAATGTTATAACTGTAGGCCTTTCATTGAGCCCTCCTTTAGACTCCATTCCATTCACAGGAGAGCTTGATGTAGCCTTAAATTACTGCATCACTCCATTTGCTACCTACAGGTTTCAATGA